GGGCCGCTGGACATCTACAGCGAGGTGGCGCTGAAGAAGCGCACGGACCGGCCGCTGTACCGCATCCCGGCGGGGACGACGCTCGAGGACATCGCGCAGGGCGGCGTGCAGGTCGAGTCGTACGTGCCCGAGGGCCTCACGCCGCAAGTGACGGCCGGCGCGACGTACAGCTTCTCCTACGGCGACAATGACCTGGCGGTGCTGGGCGTGGAGTACTTCTACAACTCGACGGGCTATACGAGCTCGTTCGGGTACCCGTACCTCATCCTGAAAGACGCCTTCAATCCGCTCTACCTGGGGCGGCATTACGGCGCCGCCTACGTGTTCCTGGACCGGCCCGGTCCCCTGGAGCGGACGTCCTTCAACCTGTTCACGCTGGGGAACCTGTCGGACCGCTCCTTCACCTCGCGGCTCAACGTGACGCACCGGGCGCTGACGTACCTCACGGTGGAGGCGTACGGATCCATGAGCTACGGTCGGCGCGGCGGTGAGTTCCGGCTCGCCATCGACGTTCCGGAGGGGCTCGTGGTGGATGGGCAGGAGATTCCGGCCTTCAACGTCCCCGCTCCGACGTTCCAGTTGGGCGCGGGCCTCCGGCTCAATCTCTGATTCACGCGGGATGTCGTGCGGTTTGGAGGGCCGTGCTCCCGGGTTTCGTGGGGCGCGGCCCTTTGTCTTGGGGCAGGCGGGCAGGCGGCCTTGGGATGCCCGGTCTGCGAGCAGCCCTTCGGGCGCCGTCGCGGCCGTTGGGGTGTGCACGTCCGGGCGAGTGGGCAGATTTTTCCCATGCCCCTCTGGATTGCCATCGCCGCTGGGTTGAGCCTCGGCCAGACGCCGAGCGCTCCAGTGCTCATTCCGCCCGAGGATCCGTCCATCCGGGACCCCGCCGCCGCGGCGCTCCAGGATGCGAACCAACAGGCCGCTGAGGAGATTGACGGCCTGCGGCCGCCGCAGGGGTACGTGTATGAATCCACGGAGGAATCGTCGCCGGCCAGCTTCGTGCTGACGCCTGTGCTACCGGATGGTTCGACGCCTCCGACGACGGGCGAAGTGGCCCTCGACGAAGCGGCGCAGCAATACCAGCCGGTGCCCTCCCCTCTGGAGGACCTGCAACAACAGCAGGCCGCCACCGGTGGCAGTGGCGCGGCTTCCGGTGAGGGTACCGAGGCCGGCGGACTGAATGGTGCGACGGGCCAGCAGGACTTGAGCGGTACCGGGACGGATGCATCGGGCAGCTTCGGGCAGCAGGACCAGAGTGGCTCGGGCACCGGGTACACGGGCACGGTGCAGCAACAGGACCTCAGTGGCGCGGGCACCGGTTACATCGGCACGGTGGAGCAGCAGAACCTGAGCGGAACGAGCACCGGCGACATGGGCACGGTGCAGCAGCAGGACCTCAGTGGCTCGGGCACCGGCAACATGGGCGCGATGCAGCAGCAGAACCTGAGCGGCTCGGGCACTGGTGGCTCGGGCAGCATCGGCCAGCAGGACCTCAGCGGAACCGGCGCCGGCAACATGGGCGCAGTGCAGCAGCAGGACCTCAGTGGCTCGGGCACTGGTGGCTCGGGAAGCATCGGCCAGCAGGACCTCAGCGGCACGGGGACCGGCACTGGCACCGTCGGTCAGCAAGACATGAGCGGCACCGGCAGTTTCGGAACCACCGGCCAACAGGACCTCAGCGGCATGGGGACCGGCACTCCCAGTCAGCAGGCCCCCAGTGGAGCCGGTGGCTCCAGCAACCTCGGGCAGCAAGACCTCAGCGGCACGGGTGGCGCTGGCTCCACCGGGCAACAGGACCTCAGCGGAACAGAGACCGGAACCACCGGCCAGCAGGACCTCAGCGGCACGGGGACCGGAACCACCGGTCAGCAGGACCTCAGCGGCCCGGGCACGCTGGGCGCGCAGCAGGGCAGCGGCGGCACGGGCACGCTGGGCGCGCAGCAGGGCACCGGCGGCGCGGGGACGACGGGCACCACACCGCCCACCGTGACGCCGGGCTCCACCAGCGCCGCCCCCACGCCCGCCTTCATCGGGCGTTCGGACCCCATCGGCCGCTCCGAGCCCATTGGCCGTTCGGACCCCATCGGCCGCTCCGAGCCCATCGGCTATCCCTCCACCGTGGCGCCCGCGAACAACACCGCCACGGGCGGCTCGGGTAACGCCGGCCAGCCCGCGAAGGCGCCCACGCCCGAGCAGCAGCAACTCCAGCAGATGCGCCAGCGCATGAACCAACTCGAAACGCAGCTCAACGAGCGCGACGCCGACCTCACCGTGCGCAACCAGGCCGTGCAACTCCAGGTGGACACCCTCGGTGACCGCGCCGTCGACGCGGAGTCCGCCCGCCAGCAACGGCTGTCCCAGATTCAGGCCGCCGGCCAGTGGATGCTCGCGGCCGATACGGCGCTCGAACAGGGCGAAACGAACGTCGACAACGCGCTCGACATCGCCGACAGCGCCTTCGTCGACGTGCGTGACAGCGCCACCCAGGACGGTCAGGGCGCCGTCGTCGTCCACGCGGAGCGCCTGCGCGCGCTCCTCAACCTCGCCCGGAACGCCGCGTACAACCAGGACATCTACGGCGCACGGCTCGCGCTGCAGGACGCGGGCGTCGAGCTCAGCCTCGCTCGGGCCGCCAACCTGGAACGCTCTGGAACGGGGAACGTCCTGCTCAATCCGTGAAGGACGGCGTCGACGCCACGGGGGGACTCTGCGGGCGGGAGATGAGGTAGCCCTGCACGAAGTCCACCCCGTGCGCGCGCACCCAGCGCAGCTCCTCGTGCGTCTCGATGCCCTCCGCCACCGTGCGAATCCCCAGCGTCCGAGCAATCTCCAGGAGCTTCTCCACGATGGACCCCTTGTACGGGTCCAGATGGACGTCGCGCACCAGCTCCATGTCCAGCTTGATGATGTCCGGACGCAGCCGGTGGATGAGGTTCAGCGACGAGAAGCCCGCGCCCAAATCGTCCAACGCCACCTGGAAACCCGACCGGCGATAGAAGTCGACGATGCCGCGCAGGTGCTCGGCGTCCGCCGTCTGGTCCGTCTCGATGATTTCGAACACCACCCGCTCGGGTGGAATCCGCGCCGCCTGAATGGCCTCCACCGTGGAGCGCAGGCAGAAGTTCGCGTCGTAGATGGCCGTGGGCGTGAAGTTGATGAAGAGGTGCGTGTCCAGCCCGTGCGTCACCGCTTCGCGGATGGCCGTGGTGCGCGCGGCCAGGTCCAACTGGAAGAGCAGGTCCGCATCGCGCGCGGTCTGCATCATCCGCCCGGGCGGCACCAGCGCGCCGTCCGGCTCCCGGCCCCGCATCAACGCCTCGTACGCGAAGATGCGGCCGGTGTCCTGCGCATGGACAATGGGCTGGAAGTGCGTGGTGAGCCGCTGTTCGGCCAGCAGGTCCACCAACCACCCGGCGCGCGTGCGCGTGACGAACCGCTGGAGCGCCCCCACGCGGGGGTAGTCCGCGAGGCCGGGCTCCGCCTCGCCCACCATGAACAGCGCCCGGGTGGCCCGCGCCTCTTCCTGAGACAGCGCGGCCACCAGGTTCGACACCAGGGCCGACAGCGCCCCCTCGGGGACCCACACCACGACGCACCGGGCCTCGGCACGCACCTGAACCTCGTGCCGAGCCTCTCGGAGACAGGACACCAACCGGCCCTGGCTGTGCCCCACCGGGCTCCACAAGAACAGGCGCCCGGCCCCCTCCAGGGAGGACGGAAGCGCCTGACACCTGTCACAGCCCCGCGCGGGGGAGTCGCTCATCACGCCCCCTACTCTACCGTGTCGCGGAAGATGAGCAGCCCCCGTGAGGAGTCCGTCGCATAGATGTAGCCATCACCCGGCACGGAGACCTTGTTCAGGCCCTCGAGGAACACGACGCCGTGGCCAGCGTCCGTTTCGCGCCAGGTGTTGTAGTAGCCCACCTGCCGCGGCTCGCCCGGCACGCTCACATCGACGACCCGCAGGCCGTCCTGGCCGTAGGCCAGATAGACCCTGTTGCCGGAGAGCGCCACGTCGCGGACGGAGACATCCGGCCGCATCCGGAACTCGCCCACCCGGGACACCGTCGCCGGCGCGCCCACGTCGAGCAGGCTCAGGTGCGCGCCCCAGTCCTCGCCCACGTCGAACGCCAGCGTCCGGCCCGCCACCTGCCCCACCGCCGTGGCGCGCGAGGCGGAGCTGGCGAAGCGGCCCAGCAGCTTCGGGCGCGCCGGCGTGGTGACGTCCGACACCGACATGCCGAAGGACCAGTTGCTCACGTAGAGCCGGCCACCTTGCGCCGTCACGCTCAGCGGGACTTCACCGGCCAGCGGTTCGGTGCCTTCCACGAAGTACCGCGTGAGCTGCTTCGGATCCGCGGGCGTGGCGATGTCGTAGACGTACACCTCCGAGTTGGGCGCCGGAGACGCCGCGTACAGGACGTTGCCGTCCATCGAGAGGGAGGTCACCTCCACCACGGACTCGGGCACCGAACGCAGTTGCATCGGCTTGGTGGGGTTGGAGAGGTCGAACACGACCGTGCCGTTGCGCCGGCTGCCCACGTAGAGCGTCTGCCCGTTCAGGAGCGAGGTCGAGTAGTAGTCCGAGGAGGGCTGATGCTGCGCCACCTTGCGCGGCTGCGAGGGGTCGCTCACGTCGTAGATTTCGAAGCCCTTGGCGCCCAGCGTCACGATGGCCAGTCCATTGGACACCGAGACGTTCGTGGCCATGACGCCGGGCATGGCCACCTCGCTGATGAGCTCCACGCCCGTGGCATCGGCCTCCCCCGCCCGGCGCACCGTCCGGACGGCCTCGAAGGTGCCTCGCATGTCCAGGTTCCCGTTGGCGCAGCGACGGAAGATGCCCGTCATCTGCCCGGGCCCGGTCGAACCACACCCGGCGACGGCGAAGCGAACCGTGATGCCGCTGGTGTTCTGGAACTCGCTGGCCATGAAGAACGACTCGGGCGTGCTCTGGCGCTCCGTGGCGTTGAAGCCCATCAGCATCGGGGTGGTGCTGCCGCCTCCCGACAACCTCATGGCAGCCGCGGCACCGCCGCCGTCGTTCAGGTTGATGTTGAGATTCCAGATGCCCTCGGGTTGTACGCCCGCGAGGCTTGAAAGCTGGCAGGCCGACAAATCGATGGCCTCGAGCTGACATTCCGCTTTGGGTTCGGACGAATTGCCGTTGCCGCAAGCGGTGGCGAGCGCCAGGGTGCTGGTGACTGCGAGGAGGCGTTTCATGCCCCCATGCATATCATCCGGCGCCAGCACCCGACGAACCGCTACGCTCCTCCGTGCCCCAAGGAAGCGAAGCCCACCGCCCGTCAAGTAAACGGAAAGAAATACTCGGGCAGCTTGTATACCCGGGTCCCTGGGAGGCAGCCTCCCAGGCAGGTGTAGTCTCGCCGGTACCCCACCCACAGAGGTGCCTTCAGTGAACCCCCGTCCCCTCGCCGCAGCCCTGGTCGTCCTGTTTCTCCCGGGGCTCGCGCTTGCCCAGTTCTACGTCGTGCCCCGGAGGCCCGGGAAAACGCCGGTGAACAGCTACGAGTTCGAGTGGCGACACGCGGACATCCTCGTCGGTCCCGGCGCCACGGGTCTGGCCGAGCCCCCGGACCGGACGGCCCATGAGAATCCGCCGGAGACGCCCGGGGGCGCCAACCCTGGGGCGCCCACGACCTCACCGGAGGAGGGCAACCCGGTGGGACTGCCGCCCGGCCCTGCGCCGGAGACGACGCAGATCACCCCCCGGCCCGAGTCACGAACGGACCTGCCCGGCAGCCCGCCGGTGGCGGACGCCCAGGACACCGACGGCGGCGTCCCCGTGGTGGTGCCGCTCCTGCCGGCCGGTGAAGACGGCGGCACGGAGGATGCGGGCGCCCTGGTGATGATGGTGGACGGGGGCACGGACGGCGGCTCGGTCGCGGCGGCGGGCACGGACGGCGGGACGCCGGATGCCGGCAACTACCTGATGGCCAGCGAGTCCGATGACGGCGGCACGCTCCTGGGCGGCGGCCAGTCGGTGTTCTCCGGCGCCGACGCCGGGTTCAACTACACGTACGCGAAGTCCCTGGGGGACAAGACGGGCGGCGTGCGCTTCTACTTCTATGAGCGGGAGCGCATGGTCGCCGAGCGCGCCGCGCCGCTCATCGAGGAGGCCTACCGCTACCTGGTGGACCAGTTCAAATACGTCCCCACCAAGACGTTCCCGTACATCCTCTACAGCAGCTACCAGGAGTTCCTGCAGACCAACCTCTTCGCCGTGTCCGAGGGCACGCTCGGTCTCACCAGCACCGGCGAGGACTTGAAGCTGACGCTGCCGTACCTGGGTGACCACCGCCTCTTCGAGGAGGTCAGCACCCACGAGCTCGCGCACCAGTTCACCATCCAGAAGGTCCGCACCGTCGCCGAGCAGGCGAAGATGTTCGGCGACCCGCTCCAGGCGATTCCCCTGTGGTTCATCGAAGGTCTCGCTGAGTTCTACGCCAAGCGGGGCATGGACCCGGAAGCGGAGATGCTGGTGCGGGACCTCTTGGTGAACCCGGACCTCTTCAAGGGCTACGCGTTCCTCGACTTCTTCTCCCCCGGGCCCTACGGCTACCTGTGGATCTACAAGGTGGGCCAGGTCCGCGTGTCCTTCCTGGAGGAGGAGTACGGCACCGGCTTCATCCAGCGCGTGTTGGAGGAGTCGCCCCGGCTGACGGGCGGCTCGCGCGACTCACCGGCGCTGAAGTTCGAGGACCTGCTGGAGCGACTCACCGGTGACAACCCGAAGCGCATCTCCGCGCGGTTCGAGAACTGGCTGAAGCGCCGGGCCTTCAAGACGTACCTCGCCTCGGAGCAGTCCTCGCCGGCGTTGGACCTGCTCGACAAGGCGCCGGGCTACACCACCGCCATGACCTCGTCGCCGAACGGCAACGTGCTGGCGCTGCGCACCATCGTCCCGGAGACGGGCGAAAGCCGGCTGTACCTCATGGACCCGCGCATGCCGGACAAGACGGCGAAGGTGACGGGTGACGGCGTGCCGGGCGTGGAGTCGCTGCACCCCATCTCCAACCGCAGCTTCTCGCTGACGAACGACAAGCTGGCCTTCGTCGCCGAAATGACCGGGCGCGACGTCATCTACGTGCAGGACTACACGCACAAGGTGGAGCGGCGTGGCGCGGACGTGCTGGTGCGCCGCAACCCCATTCGCACCGGCATCGACCGGGAAGTGGGGCTGTCGGTGGAGCTGGACGTGGGCGGCCGCACCGCGTACCGCATCGACCGGCACGGCCTCTTGGCGGCGTACTCGCCGGCCTTCTCGCCGGACGGCCGCTGGGTGGCCTTCATCGGCATCAACGACGCGGGTCTTCGGGACATCTACGCCATCGACACGCAGGCGGGCGCGGACGCCAAGCCCCTGCAGCTCACCGACGACGTGTTCTCCGAGCGCGAGGTGACGTGGGGTCCCTCCGGCATCATCTTCACGTCGGACGCGACGTCCCACCGGCAGTTCAACCTCTTCCGCGTGCGCCCGGACGCGCCCCGGCAGGTGGAGCGCCTCACCAGCGAGGAGCGGGACCACACGGCCCCGCTGGCCCTGGCGGACGGGCGCATCTTCTTCACCGCGTTCCACAACAGCAGCTCCGACCTGCACGAGCTGACGAAGGACGGCCGCATCGTGCGGCGCACGGACCTGACGACGGGCCTGTTCGAGCCCGGCCCCGGTCCGGACGGGAGCCTGTGGGTGCTGTTCCACGTCTCCGGTGAGCGGCGCCCCGCGGTGATTCGGCCGCCGAAGATGCTGGCGCTGGACGTGCCCGTGGAGCCGCCGCCGGAGCCGCCCAGTCCCCTGGCGGTGCGCCCGCTCACGGACGCCACGGCCTACGAGCCCTTCACGCGGCAGAACCTGGAGTTCGGTCCCTTCTTCGGCTTCGCGGGCGCGGGCGGCGGCGGCTTCGTGGGCCAGCTCTTCGCGGCGGCCAGTGACCGCATGAAGGACCACCAGTTCCTGCTCACCCTGGCGGTGTACGGCAGCTTCGATTTGACGGACGGCTTCCTGCTCTACATCAACGACAAGGGCCGGTCGACGTGGGGCGGCGGCCTCTTCCAGTCGCTGCGCTTCCGCGTGGACCGCACTTTCGAGAACGAGGGGCAAGCCAGCCAGGCCTTCTTCACGTCCGGCGAGCGGTTCTTCGGCGTGCTCGGCAGCCTGCGCTACCCGCTGAGCACCTTCTTCTTCGTGCAGGGCGACTTGTCCGTGGGTGGCACCAAGTACTTCCTGGATGACTTCACTGAGTTCGAGCTCTTCTTCCCGGAGCGCAACGCCGCCAACATGGAGCTGCTGACCCCGTGGAACGCGCGCAACCGCGCCATCCGCTTCCAGACGGAGGTGAGCGGGACGATTGGCTACGACACCCTGAAGTACCACTACGCCACCGGCCCGCTGTCGGGCAGCGCGGCCATGCTGGAGACCACGGTGGGCGTGCAGCCCTTCAACAACGAGGCCTACGGCAACGTCCGCGTCGACGCGGAGCGCTACTTCCCCATCTACGGCCGCGCCAACGTCTTCATCCGTGGCGGTCTGGGCACCACGCTGGGCGGCCGGTATGCGCGGTCCTACTTCCTGTCCTCGTTCGACACGCTGCGCGGCGTGAACTTCGGTGACATCAACTGGCTGCTCGGCCGGCACTACGTCTACTCCACGCTGGAGGTGCAGTTGCCGCTCAACGACATCATCCGGGTGGCCTTCCTCAGCGACATGGAGGCGATTGCCGGCATCGACGCGGGCGGCGTGGGCGAGGGCCGCGATGACCTGTGGAACCACCGCGTGGTCAACGCCGTGGCGGGCGTCAACCTGGCGCTGGGGCCCCTGCTGTTGCGGCTGCACTTCGCGCGGCCGCTCGACGTCGGCGCCGCGGCCGGGAGGCCGGACCCGGGCTGGGTGACGAACTTCTCGCTGGGCATCGCGGGCCTCAACGGCTTCTTCGACCAGGCGAACACCGGCAAGAGCAATGGCGTGGCGCCCACGCCCATGTCCCCCGCCCTGATGCCGGCGGTGGGCGGCGGCTACACGGCGCCCCGCCACTGAGGCGGGACGTCACGACTGCGCGGCGACGAGGGCGGCGTTGGCCCGGGCCATGGGCCCCCCTTCATTGGGGATGCGCTCGAAGTCGCCGCGCAGCGCCTTGATGGCGAACTTCTCCAGGTCGATTTCCCGGCGCGTCCGCACGCCGAGCGCGCGGAACAGTTCGGACAGCGGGCTGAAGCCGGACAGGCCGTGCTGGAGCATCAGCGCGCCCGCCGCCGTGCTCAGTCCGCGCCAGCGCCCGCCGTCCCGCCGACCGAGCAACAGGCCCAGCAGGCCCAGGGCCGAGGTCGTCACGGCCACGGCGCGGTGGACGTCCCACTCCCGCTCCAACCGCTCGAGGTAGCGCGACATCTCCGCGCGGTCCCCCTTCTCCGCCATGTACCGGACGCAGCGCTCCACGTGCTCGTCGATGCGCCGGTTGACGACCAGCGGCGCATGGGCGCGGACGGTGTCGGACGACGTCTGGTTCCACGATTCCATTTGGGGCCCTCTCTCCCTGACGCGGCGCGTGCGGTTCTCTTGAAGCTAGGACCGCCGCCGCGCCCCGTGCACAGGCCACGCGGGGAAAGAGGGCCCGCTCCGCCCGGCCGCCTGCCCCGCCAGGGGCCCCTTCACGTCCCATTCCCTCCAGGGATGGGCGAGCAGCCAGGTTGGGCAATCCGTTTCCCTTGCACGCGACCGCGGCGCCCTTCCAGCCGCCGGGAGCGTCCGGTCCCCACCATTCCGCGGCCCCCGAAGCAGGCACAGGCGTTGCTCTGGGCCTGGGTCGATGACTCCTTCCCGACTGCTGCTGTGTCTACCGCTGCTGAGCCTGTGGGCATGTGATGGAACCCAGGTGGATCGGCCTCCTTCAATCCAGGACCCGCCTGGCGTGGAGGAGCCGCAGGTGCCTCCCGGCAACGGGCAGCAGCCTCCCGAGGAGCCTCCTCCCGTCGAGCCGCCACCGGTCGACCCGCCGCCGGTCGACCCGCCTCCCGAGCCTCCACCGCCCGTGCCCGAGGCGGAGCGGCCCTTCCAGATGCCCGCCGTGGCGACCTCGGTGCCGCAGTACGAGCTCCTCATCCCCGAAGAGGCGATGCGCCTGTTCGAGGCGGACGTATGGACGCCCGAGCAGGACGGCCTCTTCAAGGCGAATGGGACGACGTACCGCGTGCAGGTCCGCCTGCGGGGAGCCTCCGCGCGCACCTTCCCGAAGAAGAGCTGGAACGTGAAGTTCGAGGACGGCGTGCGCTTCGAGGGCCGCACCTCCCTCAACCTCGTGGCCGAGTACGCGGACGCGACGCTGCTGGCGGAGAAGATTGCCTTCGACCTGCTGGAGGCGATGCGAGTGCCCGCGTCGAAGGGCACGCTGGTGCGGCTGAACGTCAACGGCCACTACCAGGGCGTGTTCCTGGAAATCGAGCAGGTGAACAAGGCCTTCCTGCGGGCGCACAACTTCCCGGACACCGACGGAACCATCTATCGCTGCGGCTGGAAGGACTGCGAATTCAAGATGGTGAAGGTGCCCTACCAGGGGGACTGGGCCAAGAAGACCAACGAGTCCCAGCCGGACGACAAGCTCTGGGAGATGGTGGGCGCCATCAACCACACGCCCGAGCCCCAGTTCGTCAGTGAGATGGAGAAGCGCTTCCACCTGGAGCACTACCTGCGCGCCATGGTGATGGACGCGCTGATGTCCAACAACTACGTGGAGGATTCAGAGAGCTACTTCATCTACGACCGCGCGGTGGCCAAGTGGTCCTACGTCCCGTGGGACCTCAACAACGTGGACTCGCGCTGGTGGTACCCCATCAGCGTGGAGGACATGAGCCAGAGCACCAGCAACATGCGCCACCCGCTGTTCTCCTTCACCCTCCAGGATGCCTGGGTGGAGAAGATGTACGAGCAGCGCAAGCTGGAGACGGCGTCGTACCCGGGCTACCTGCCGGTGTTCTCCAACCTGGCCACGCGCGTGGTGATGAACCCGGTGCTGCGTGAGCGACTGGGCGCCCGGCTGGACAAGGCGATGGAGGAGCTCTTCGTGAGCGAGGTCATGGACGCGCACATCGACAAGCTGCACGCGCTCATCGACCCGCACATGAAGGACGACCCCTTCATGGACTACGGCCGCTTCACCGCGGGCCGCGCCTACCTGAAGCGGTACGTGCGCGAGCGCCGCGCCTTCATCCTCCGGGAGCTGGAGCGCCACGCGCAGCAGCGGCCCACGCTGGTGTTCGAGGCCGTCCACCCGCGCGAGGGCTGGGTGGAGGTGGGCAACCGCACCGCCGCGCCCGTGTCCCTGGCGGGCATGGTGCTGACCACGCAACTGCGCATCAGCCTGGCGCCGTCGCCCAGCCACCCACCCACGGAGGTCCGCTCGCCCATTGGCGCCGTGCTGCCAGCGCTGACGGTGGCCCCGGGCCAGCGCGTGCGCATCCACACCGCGCCGCTCGGCATCCTGATGCCCGCCAACGGCGAGATTGGCCTGTTCGACGGGCGCTCCGTGGTGGGCGTGAAGGACCTGCTCTTCTACGGCGACCTGGGCGCGGGCAAGCGCTACGAGCGCGGCGCGGAAGGCTGGGAGGTGCGCTGAGCGAGGCACGTCGCGAACAGTGAGGGGGCCGTGCGGCCCCTTCGTCCGGAACCCACGGGCGGGCTCCGCACGGGACGCAGCGCCCTGTCACGGTGAACCGAAGCGCGACGAAACGGGACGCGGCGCTCCTGGAAACGGGGCGCCGCGTTTCACGTTACTGCCGCAAGCGCACCACCAGCGTCCGCTTCGCCGTCAGGCCCCGGTCGTCCGTCACGAGAATCTCGTGCGAGCCCACCGACGGCGTCCACCACAGGCGCTCATCCGCGCGCGCCGTCCCCAGCAGCGCGCCGTTCACGAACCACGTCAGCTCCCGCTCGTGCGAGGCCTCCGCCTCCAGCGGCACCTCCTGCTGTGAAGCGGGCACGCCGGGAATCAGGATGGCCACCTGCCCCGGCGCCGGGGACACGATGGCGGGCGCGGACCGGGCGCCTCCAGGCTCGCAGCCGGGCGCCGCTGGCGGGGGTTCGGGCAGGCGCCGGTGCTGGTCCTCCAACCAGCGGCGGATGGTCGCGGGCCAGGACACGTACACCCGCGTCTCCGTCTTCCGCCCTTCCCTGCACATGGGTCCCACCGACAGCCCCGTGACCACGTCCACCTCCACGTGCTGGTGGTAGGGGCAACGCGCCGTGGGCACCGCCGAGCGCCGCGCGTACACGTGCTTGCGCTGGACGCACGCATCCGTCGGCAGGTGCCCTGAATAGGCGCACACCTCCACGTACGCGAGGTCCTCCGGCGGATGCAGGGTCTCGTCCTCCTGCTGGGCCAGGCCCCGCGGACCCACGCCCTCCAGGATGTCGAACAGCACGGGCCCCGCGGCGTCCGCGCCCACCAGGTGCACGCTGGGCGTGTGGTCGAAGTTCCCCAGCCAGACGACCGCCGTGTGACGGGGACCGGAGCCCGCGGCCCACGCATCCCGGTGGCCAAAGCTCGTCCCCGTCTTCCAGTGCACGCGCGCCGGCATGCCCGTCAGCCGCCGCCGCTCCGGGAAGTCCGGGCGGTCGCGCAGGGCCAGGGCCCGGCGCGTCAGCCACGCGGCGCCCGGGGACAGCACCTGGGCGGGTTGCCCCGGAGGAGGCTCGCCCATGAGGAGGCGCAGCGCGGGCGCATGCCCGTCCCCCGCCAGCGCCACGTACACACCGGCCAGCTCCAGCGGCGTCATCTCGATGCCGCCCACCGCCGCGGAGAGACCGTAGAAGCCCGGGTCCTGCACCAGACTGGTGACGCCCGACGCGCGCAGGGTGCCCAGGAAGCGCTCCACGCCCACGCGCTCCAACAGCCGCACGAAGGGCATGTTGAGGGATTGCGACAGCGCGTACTCCAGCCGCACCAGGCCCTGGAAGCGGCCGTCGAAGTTGCGCGGCGCGTAGCCGCCATAGGCCGTGGGCACGTCCGCCACCAACTGCTCCGGCACCACCATCCCCAGGTCGATGCCCATCGCGTACAGCAACGGCTTGAGCGCCGAACCCGGCGAGCGCGGCGTGGCGAAGCCGGCAATCTGTCCGCCGTGCTTCGCGTCGAAGAAGTCGAAGTTGCCCACCAGCGCGAGCACCTCCGCCTGCTGACGGTCCACCACCACCGCCGTGCCGTTGTGGATGCCCCGCTGCGCCAGCCCCACGGCCGCGTCGCGCATCAACCGCTCCACCATCCGCTGGGTGCCCACGTCCAGCGTGGTGTGCAGCCGGGCCTGCTTCGGATGCTGGGCGCGCAGCCACACCGCCACGTGCGGCGCCTCGCGGGGAAACGGCGTCAGCTCCAGGGGCACGGGCGTCGCGTGGACCTCGCTGAGCACCGTTTCAGGGGACACGCGGGCCTCGCCCTGCCCCCGGGGAAGCGCCTCGGCGTCCAGCAGCCGGCGCGCCACGCCGTCCCGCGCCGACCTCAGCCGCGCCGTGTTCTGTTCCGACGGGAAGCGCCGGTTCGGATTCTGCGGCACCGCCAGCAACGTGGAAATCTCCGCCGGGCTCAGGTGCGCCGCGGTGTGGCCGAAGTACGCCAGCGAGGCCGCCTCCACGCCTTCCACGTTGCGCCCGTAGGGGACGAACTGGAGGTACGCCGCCAGCACCTCGCGCTTGGTCAGCCGCACCTCGAGCTGCACCGCCCGGAAGGACTCGATGACCTTCGACGTGAAGGTGCGGGGCCGGGG
This genomic window from Myxococcus hansupus contains:
- a CDS encoding CotH kinase family protein, which produces MTPSRLLLCLPLLSLWACDGTQVDRPPSIQDPPGVEEPQVPPGNGQQPPEEPPPVEPPPVDPPPVDPPPEPPPPVPEAERPFQMPAVATSVPQYELLIPEEAMRLFEADVWTPEQDGLFKANGTTYRVQVRLRGASARTFPKKSWNVKFEDGVRFEGRTSLNLVAEYADATLLAEKIAFDLLEAMRVPASKGTLVRLNVNGHYQGVFLEIEQVNKAFLRAHNFPDTDGTIYRCGWKDCEFKMVKVPYQGDWAKKTNESQPDDKLWEMVGAINHTPEPQFVSEMEKRFHLEHYLRAMVMDALMSNNYVEDSESYFIYDRAVAKWSYVPWDLNNVDSRWWYPISVEDMSQSTSNMRHPLFSFTLQDAWVEKMYEQRKLETASYPGYLPVFSNLATRVVMNPVLRERLGARLDKAMEELFVSEVMDAHIDKLHALIDPHMKDDPFMDYGRFTAGRAYLKRYVRERRAFILRELERHAQQRPTLVFEAVHPREGWVEVGNRTAAPVSLAGMVLTTQLRISLAPSPSHPPTEVRSPIGAVLPALTVAPGQRVRIHTAPLGILMPANGEIGLFDGRSVVGVKDLLFYGDLGAGKRYERGAEGWEVR
- the pbpC gene encoding penicillin-binding protein 1C — translated: MSRARRFKRTLSRVILAGVVLLAVVWVAAWRVPLPTRLSAPASVVMEYRDGTPAHVFLAPDERWRIPTRLERVDPDYIQALLALEDKRFFHHPGVDPLAVLRAAVRNGVTGRRVSGASTLTMQLVRVLEPRPRTFTSKVIESFRAVQLEVRLTKREVLAAYLQFVPYGRNVEGVEAASLAYFGHTAAHLSPAEISTLLAVPQNPNRRFPSEQNTARLRSARDGVARRLLDAEALPRGQGEARVSPETVLSEVHATPVPLELTPFPREAPHVAVWLRAQHPKQARLHTTLDVGTQRMVERLMRDAAVGLAQRGIHNGTAVVVDRQQAEVLALVGNFDFFDAKHGGQIAGFATPRSPGSALKPLLYAMGIDLGMVVPEQLVADVPTAYGGYAPRNFDGRFQGLVRLEYALSQSLNMPFVRLLERVGVERFLGTLRASGVTSLVQDPGFYGLSAAVGGIEMTPLELAGVYVALAGDGHAPALRLLMGEPPPGQPAQVLSPGAAWLTRRALALRDRPDFPERRRLTGMPARVHWKTGTSFGHRDAWAAGSGPRHTAVVWLGNFDHTPSVHLVGADAAGPVLFDILEGVGPRGLAQQEDETLHPPEDLAYVEVCAYSGHLPTDACVQRKHVYARRSAVPTARCPYHQHVEVDVVTGLSVGPMCREGRKTETRVYVSWPATIRRWLEDQHRRLPEPPPAAPGCEPGGARSAPAIVSPAPGQVAILIPGVPASQQEVPLEAEASHERELTWFVNGALLGTARADERLWWTPSVGSHEILVTDDRGLTAKRTLVVRLRQ